Within the Nitrospirota bacterium genome, the region CCGATCCAGAAGATCTCGATCATTCCTCGAGGGATTGCCGCGTTGGGCTATACCCTGCAGCTCCCGACCGAGGATCGTTTTTTGATGGCCAAGACGGAGTTGGAGAATAAGATCGCCGTCTTGCTCGGAGGACGGATTGCGGAAGAATTGATCTTCGGCGAGGCGTCCACGGGAGCGCAGAATGATTTGGTCAAGGCGACGGACATTGCCAAGAGCATGGTCAAGTCCTACGGGATGAGCGAGAGGCTGGGGACCGTCACGTTGGAGCGTGAGCGCCAGCCTCTCTTTATGCAGATCCAGCTCTCCCAGGAGAAGGGCGACTATTCGGAGGAGACTGCCCGCGAGATCGACTGTGAAGTGCGCCGCATCATCGATGAGCAATACGAGCGGGTGAAGTTGCTGCTGGCGGAACAGAAGGCCTCGCTTCGTGAAGGGGCGAAGCAGTTGCTCGAGCATGAAGTGATCAGCGGGGCGGATCTCAAGACCATTATGGAAAAATAGGATCGTGATGTCTCTGTCAGCATCGGTACAAGGGGAACGGGCGAGCCTCACGATCAGACAGGACGAGGCCCTGCACTGTACCGGACCATGGACGCTCCAGCACCTGCCGGATCTCGAACGGGCGGTGGCTCTCCTGCCGTGGCCCCGGTCGAGTGAGCTGCTGTGCGATGCAGGTCGCATCACAGCCATGGACACGGGGGGAGCCGTGATGCTGTACCGAATGGTGATGCAACTCCGTCAGCAGGGGCGGCAAGTGTCGGTTGAAGGGTTGCGTGCTGAGTTTGCCGAGCTGCTTCGCATGGTGTCTGCCAATTGGGATCGCATCGAGGTCGCTCCAGCGACGAAAACCGGGCGGATGGAACAGTTTCATCGAATGATTTCTGGGCAGGCTAAGCAGGCTGTGAGGGCGCTGGGGTTCGTCGGCGAGAGCACGGTCGGGGTCTGGCGATTGCTGAAGAGGCCGTCACTCATTCGTTGGCGGGCGCTGTTGAGAAGTCTTGAGCTGGATGGGTTCAATGCATTGCCCATCACGGGGCTACTCGCCTTCTTGATCGGGGTGGTGATTTCCTATCAGGGGGCGGAGCAGTTGCGGAAGTTCGGCACCAATATTTTCGTGGTGGATCTGGTCGGGATCTCGTTGTTGCGAGAGATCTCTCCGCTGATCGTCGCTATTCTGATCGCCGGCCGTTCCGGTTCGGCCTATGCGGCGCAGATCGGGACGATGAAGGTGACGGAGGAACTGGACGCGGTTCAGACGTTAGGCCTGTCGCCGATGCAATTGTTGGTGCTGCCTCGGGTTTTTGCGTTGATGCTCATCTTGCCGTTGCTCACGGTCTATGCGGATGGGCTGGGCGTGTTCGGCGGCATGTTGATCGCCTCGAATCAGCTCCATGTCAGTTTTACCGAGTTTGTGATGCGCTTTGAAGAAGCGGTGGCCCTGCGGCACTTTCTCATCGGAATCGGAAAGGCGCCGTTCTTTGCCATTATCATTGCGCTGGTGGGCTGCTATCAGGGGTTTCAAATCCGAGGGGGTGTGGATGATGTAGGGCGGCACACGACCACCAGCGTCGTGCAAAGTATCTTCCTGGTCATCGTGTTCGACGCATTGTGCAGCATTCTGTTGAGTTGGTGGAATTTATAACGATAATCACAGGCACGAGGCAGGGGGCGAATGGTTAACTCTGAGTTACAGGTTGCGACGCAGGCGGCTGTGCCGATCATTGAGGTCTGCCACGTTTCCACTCGATTCGGAGAAGCGGTCGTGCACGAGGATGTGAGTCTCACGATTCTGCAGGGGGAGATCTTTGCCATTGCCGGAGGGAACGGGTGCGGGAAATCCACGTTGATGCGAGAGATCGTCGGACTGCAAGAGCCGACCTCAGGGTCCACGCGGCTTTTCGGAGTGGACAGCCAGTCGTTGCGCGATGGACAACCGCAAGAGAATCATCGACGGTTTGGCGTGATGTTTCAGCAGGGCGCGTTGTTCAGTTCGCTCACGTTGGCGGAGAATGTTGCGGTGCCGCTGAAAGAGCACACGCAGCTGAGTCCGGAAATGATTCATGACATTGTCGCGCTGAAGATTGCCTTGGTAGGTCTGCCGTCGGAGAGCGCCACAAAATACCCGAACGAGCTCAGCGGGGGCATGCGGAGACGGGCCGCCCTCGCGCGGGCCATCGTGATGGACCCGGAGTTGTTGTTCTTGGATGAGCCGACTGCCGGGCTGGATCCAATCATGGCGGCGGGGTTCGACGAGTTGGTGATGCAGTTGAAAGCGTTATTGGGATTGACAGTGGTGATGGTGACCCACGATCTCGATTCGCTCTGGCGCATTTCAGACCGTGTCGCGGTGCTAGGCCACGGAAAGGTGCTGGGCATCGGCACCATGCAGGAATTATCGCGCTCGAACGATCCTCTGATTCGTGAATATTTCCATGGTCCGCGCGGGCGGGCGGCGGAAAGCCAACACAAAGAGGGAACATGGAACCCAGAGTCAACTACGTTGTAGTCGGAGTATTTGTCGCAGCCTTGGGGGCGGCGGTCTTGCTGGTCGTCCTTTGGTTGGGGAAGTCCGATTACCGGGGGATCTATGACCGGTATTATGCCTACACGCAGGAATCTGTCGCCGGGTTGAGCGTCAACTCGACGGTAAAATACCGGGGGGTCGACGTCGGGCGCGTGAAGGATATCGTGTTGAATCCGGAGAATCCTGAAGAGGTCCGGTTGACCCTCGATATTCTTCACGCCACACCGGTTAAAACGGATACGGTTGCGGTACTCGAAACGCAAGGGCTGACGGGACTGGCCAGAGTCAATCTGAACGGAGGAAGTCGAGAGTCGCCGGCCCTGGAGGTGGCGCCGGGCCAGAAGTATCCGGTCATCAAGACAGGTCCCTCGCTGTTTTTTCGCATCGACATGGAAATTTCTCGCCTGCTCGCTGATCAGGGCCTGACAAAGCTGCTCGCTAACGTGAATACGCTCAGTCAGAATGCGACGGATGTGGTTGGTGAAGAGAATCGGGCCGCGCTCAGGCAGATCCTGAAAGATTTCGCTGAACTGACGCAGGCACTTGCCGTGCGCGGCGCTGAAGTGGAGAAGGGCATACACAGTGCTTCGCAAGCGGCGGAGCATGTCGCGATGATGACCGAAACAATGAACAAACAGATGCCCGCCTTGTTAGAGCGAGTCAATAAAAGTGCCGCGGCGCTCCAGATCATGACCGAGGAATTGGCTCGCACGGGAAAGGCTGTGAGGTCGGTTCTCCAAGAAAGCCGTCCGGATATTGAACAGTTCACCCGACAGACGTTGAGCGAGACGGGCGCACTGGTGACCGAACTCCGGGCACTCACGGGAACGTTGCAGCGTGTGGCGCGTCAACTGGAGCAGGAGCCGAGTTCGCTCGTGCTGGGAACGAAGACTCCCCAGCGAGGACCGGGAGAGTAGCCGATGAGGACGATGCAGGTGCGGCTATATAGGTTGATGGGAATCGGGATTGTCTTGCTGGCACTGGCTGGTTGTCTGTCACTTCCGCGTGAAGAGAGACCAATCCATACGTTCATCTTGAGCCTGGGCAGCCCGGCAAGAGGGGCTGCTTTCTCTGAAGGAAAACCAGGAGCCGGGATTCTCGTCGTGAACGTGCCGGTGGCACGGCCAGGGTTCGAGACGCCACGGATGGCCTATACGCAGCGGCCCTATGAAATGAGCTATTACGCGACCCATCAATGGGCGGACCCCCCGGCCAGGATGATGACCCCCTTACTCGTTCAGGTCCTGGAACAGACGGGCGCGTGGCGCGCCATTGTCCCGATGCCGACATCCGTGCGGGGCGACTATCGGGTAGATATCGACCAGGTGGAACTCATACAGACATTTTTGCAGAAACCGAGTCAGATGCGCGTCGCGTTGCGAATACAAATAATCAAGCTGCCTGACTATCTGGTGCTCGGCACCCGCCTGTTTGACGTGGTGGAAGAGGCGGCGAGTGAGGATGCCTATGGCGGGGCGGTGGCGGCAAATTTGGCAGTCAATAGGCTCGTAAAGGAGGTGGCCGGCTGGCTGAGCGGTTGTGTCTCCGGCGGCCAGGGGCTTGGCTGTTCACGATGAAGCAATCGCTCAAGACCGGCTTCAGCTTTGGATTGACGTCCGGTGTGATCACGACGCTCGGCCTGATGGTCGGGCTGCATGCCGGAACCCATTCCAGGCTTGCGGTCATCGGCGGCATTGTGACCATTGCGGTGGCCGATGCCCTGTCTGATGCGCTGGGCATTCATATTGCGGAGGAGTCTAAAAACAATGGGGCCGTGTCTGAAATCTGGGAAGCCACCATTGCCACCTTCGTGGCCAAGTTCCTGATTGCGCTGACCTTTGTCGTGCCGGTGCTCTTGCTGCCGCTGGAGGAGGCCATGACGGTGAGCGTGGGATGGGGACTCGTGCTGCTCGCGGTGCTGAGCTACCTCCTGGCGCGGGCCCAGCAGATCTCGGCTTGGACAGTCATCGCGGAGCATTTAGTCATTGGCGTCAGCGTGATCGCGATCACGCATTATGTGGGCGACTGGATTCATTCGACGGTGAGTTAGTTCGTTTACAGTGCCACGCGGATGTCACTGAAGGGACCATTGATGGTGCAGCCCCCGCTCGTCGCGTACTTTTCTATGGAGATCGGCCTTGAGTCCGGGATGCCGACCTATTCGGGAGGGCTTGGTGTGCTTGCCGGCGACACGATTCGCTCGGCTGCGGATCTCGACGTGCCGATGGTGGCGGTGTCCTTGCTGCATCGGCGAGGGTACTTTTTTCAGCGTCTGGATGCGCACGGTCAGCAAAGCGAGGAGCCTGTCGCCTGGCCGGTCAATGATTTCGCGGAATTGATCGACGAGCGCGTCACGGTCGACATCGAAGGTCGTACGGTCCATGTTAGGGCCTGGCGGTATCGAGTAACAGGTGAGTCTGGCTCTGTCGTTCCCGTGTATCTGCTCGATACCGATGTGAGTGAGAATCAGCCCTGGGACCGGACCCTCACCGATGTGCTCTACGGAGGCGACGACCATTATCGTTTGTGTCAGGAGGTAGTGCTGGGGATCGGGGGGCTCCGCCTGCTGCGGGCGCTCGGATGCCGGGACATTCTCCGGTTTCATATGAATGAGGGGCATGCCGCCTTGCTCGTCCTCGCGCTGGTGGAAGAGAAACTGGCTGTCCAGGGCCAGTCGGAATCCGTATCGGCCGATCTCATTGAAACTGTTCGTGAACAGTGCGTCTTTACGACCCATACTCCCGTGCCGGCAGGGCACGATCAATTTTCAGAGGAACTTGCCAGGCAGGTATTAGGAGAGCATCGATGGGCCAGGCTGAAGGCCTGCGGCATCGAGCAGCGGTTGAATTTGACGCAACTGGCCCTGCGGGGCTCCCGGTATGTCAACGGGGTGGCGATGAAGCATGGGGAGGTCTCGCACAGCATGTTCCCCGGCTATCCGATCCATTCCATTACCAACGGAGTTCACGCGGTCACGTGGACCGCTCCCTCGTTCCAGAAGCTCTTCGATACCCATCTGCCGGACTGGCGGCGCGATCAACTCTCGCTGCGC harbors:
- a CDS encoding MlaE family lipid ABC transporter permease subunit, encoding MSLSASVQGERASLTIRQDEALHCTGPWTLQHLPDLERAVALLPWPRSSELLCDAGRITAMDTGGAVMLYRMVMQLRQQGRQVSVEGLRAEFAELLRMVSANWDRIEVAPATKTGRMEQFHRMISGQAKQAVRALGFVGESTVGVWRLLKRPSLIRWRALLRSLELDGFNALPITGLLAFLIGVVISYQGAEQLRKFGTNIFVVDLVGISLLREISPLIVAILIAGRSGSAYAAQIGTMKVTEELDAVQTLGLSPMQLLVLPRVFALMLILPLLTVYADGLGVFGGMLIASNQLHVSFTEFVMRFEEAVALRHFLIGIGKAPFFAIIIALVGCYQGFQIRGGVDDVGRHTTTSVVQSIFLVIVFDALCSILLSWWNL
- a CDS encoding ATP-binding cassette domain-containing protein, which codes for MVNSELQVATQAAVPIIEVCHVSTRFGEAVVHEDVSLTILQGEIFAIAGGNGCGKSTLMREIVGLQEPTSGSTRLFGVDSQSLRDGQPQENHRRFGVMFQQGALFSSLTLAENVAVPLKEHTQLSPEMIHDIVALKIALVGLPSESATKYPNELSGGMRRRAALARAIVMDPELLFLDEPTAGLDPIMAAGFDELVMQLKALLGLTVVMVTHDLDSLWRISDRVAVLGHGKVLGIGTMQELSRSNDPLIREYFHGPRGRAAESQHKEGTWNPESTTL
- a CDS encoding MlaD family protein, which codes for MEPRVNYVVVGVFVAALGAAVLLVVLWLGKSDYRGIYDRYYAYTQESVAGLSVNSTVKYRGVDVGRVKDIVLNPENPEEVRLTLDILHATPVKTDTVAVLETQGLTGLARVNLNGGSRESPALEVAPGQKYPVIKTGPSLFFRIDMEISRLLADQGLTKLLANVNTLSQNATDVVGEENRAALRQILKDFAELTQALAVRGAEVEKGIHSASQAAEHVAMMTETMNKQMPALLERVNKSAAALQIMTEELARTGKAVRSVLQESRPDIEQFTRQTLSETGALVTELRALTGTLQRVARQLEQEPSSLVLGTKTPQRGPGE
- a CDS encoding ABC-type transport auxiliary lipoprotein family protein gives rise to the protein MRTMQVRLYRLMGIGIVLLALAGCLSLPREERPIHTFILSLGSPARGAAFSEGKPGAGILVVNVPVARPGFETPRMAYTQRPYEMSYYATHQWADPPARMMTPLLVQVLEQTGAWRAIVPMPTSVRGDYRVDIDQVELIQTFLQKPSQMRVALRIQIIKLPDYLVLGTRLFDVVEEAASEDAYGGAVAANLAVNRLVKEVAGWLSGCVSGGQGLGCSR
- the glgP gene encoding alpha-glucan family phosphorylase; translation: MVQPPLVAYFSMEIGLESGMPTYSGGLGVLAGDTIRSAADLDVPMVAVSLLHRRGYFFQRLDAHGQQSEEPVAWPVNDFAELIDERVTVDIEGRTVHVRAWRYRVTGESGSVVPVYLLDTDVSENQPWDRTLTDVLYGGDDHYRLCQEVVLGIGGLRLLRALGCRDILRFHMNEGHAALLVLALVEEKLAVQGQSESVSADLIETVREQCVFTTHTPVPAGHDQFSEELARQVLGEHRWARLKACGIEQRLNLTQLALRGSRYVNGVAMKHGEVSHSMFPGYPIHSITNGVHAVTWTAPSFQKLFDTHLPDWRRDQLSLRYAVGIPTSDIWAAHVEAKRTLVEHVNRESNAGFDREVLTIGFARRFAAYKRAGLIFQDLDRLKKIAREVGPIQIVFAGKAHPHDRDGKDLIAHIHEMGDALQGVVAVSYLTNYDMEVAKMLCAGVDVWLNTPLPPMEASGTSGMKAAMNGVPSLSVLDGWWIEGHLEGVTGWSIGDRVEACLEPQSGMDACHAAELYRKLEEKVLPCFYKEQERFIEIMRHAIALNGAFFNTQRMVAQYLHDAYRLGQAPVQQSPGSA